CGAGCAGCGTGCGCCAACGCTGCATGCTGCTGGTGGGGGAACCCGCACCGAGTGGTTCGACCGACGGGTCCGGTCTGGTCAGCAGATCCGACATGGTTCGCAAAAAGCCGGCACCGGCGATGCCCTGATCCAGCTTGGCGCCCAGCGGCCGGACGAGTGCGGCGGCCAGCAGGGCGACGTCGCCGGTTCCACCTGCCTCATACGCGTCCAGCAGGGCGTGCCGACGACTCTCGATCTCGGGATTGTGCTTGTCCAGCAAGGCCTTGACCAGACCGTCGCGATCCCCGAACCAGTACTGGCCGGCGACGACGTTCTTCGATCCCGCTTCGCGACTGATCTCCCGCATGGACACGGCGTCGACACCGCGTTCGGCGAACAGCCGTTCCGCGGCCTCCAGCAGCCGCTCGCGGGTCTCCTTGTTCGGGGCGCTCATCCCAGTCCGCTGGCCATGCCGCCATCGACCTTGAGGATGGCGCCGGTGGTGAACGAGGCGTCCGGACCGGCCAGGTAGGCGACGGCGCCGACGATCTCCTCGGGTCGGCCGATGCGTCCGAGTGGTACCGACTGCTCGATCCGGTGCACCGTGTCATCGTTCCAGGCGGCGGTGACGTCGGTGTCGAACGGACCGGCCATCACGGCGTTGACCCGCACGGCGGGGCCGAATGCGCGGGCCAACCCGCCGGTGACGGTGTTCAGCGCTGCCTTGGCGGCCGCATACGGCAGGTCATACGGTTCGGGGTGCACCGCGGCGATGCTGGTGATGTTGATGATGGACCCGCCATCACCCCGGCGCATCAGGTCGCCGGCGCGCACCGCCAGCCGGAACGGGCCGCCGAAGTTGACCCCGACCACCTTGGTGAACAGTTCCTCACTGAGCTCGGGCAGTGACGGATAGTGCGGGGACATCCCGGCATTGTTGACCAGGACGTCGATTCGGTCGAATCGCTGTTCGACGAAATCGATCAGCGCGTCGCACTGGTCCCAGGACGCGACGTGGCAGCCGAAGCCGACGGCGTCCACCCCGTGCGCATCGCGTAGTTCGCGGGCGAGCGCATCGCAGGCATCGGCCTTGCGGCTGGAGACCACCACATGATCGCCCGCGGCGGCGAAATGGCGACACATCGCCTTGCCAAGGCCGCGGCTCCCTCCGGTCACCACGACAACTCGTCCGGCCATCTGGCGGGCACCTCCCTCTAAGCGATACAGTCGCATCGAAGTTTAATGCAACTGTATTGGAGTGTAGCTGATGTGGGACTTCTCGACGGAGCCGGAGTTTCAGGCGAAACTCGACTGGGCGGATGCCTTTGTGCGGTCCGAGGTGGAGCCGCTCGACCATGTGCTCGGCGATCCGTATGACAAGAGCGACGCGCGGGCGATGCGGCTGATCGCACCGTTGAAGGAACAGGTTCGCGCCCAACGGCTCTGGGCCTGCCACCTGACCCCCGAACACGGCGGACAGGGCTACGGCCAAGTCAAGCTGGCGCTGCTCAACGAGATCCTGGGGCGCTCGCGCTGGGCGCCATCGGTCTTCGGTTGTCAGGCGCCGGATTCGGGCAACGCCGAGATCCTGGCCAAGTACGGCACCGCCGAGCAGAAGGCCCGCTATCTGCAGCCCCTGCTCGACGGGGAGATCTCGTCCTGCTACTCGATGACCGAACCGCTGGCCGGCGCCGATCCGACCCTGTTCACCACTCGCGCGGTTCTCGACGGTGACCACTGGGTGATCAACGGCGAGAAGTGGTTCTCCTCCAACGCGCGGTACGCCAGCTTCCTGTTGGTGATGGCGGTGACCGATGACGGCCCCGACCGGCACCGGACGATGTCGATGTTCATCGTGCCCGCCGATACCCCCGGGGTGGAGATCATCCGTGACGCCGGGGTCGGTACCGAGGGCGCGGACCATTCCAGCCACGCCTACCTGCGGTATCGCGATGTACGGGTGCCCGCCGATCACCTGCTCGGCGCGCGGGGTGCCGCCTTCGAGATCGCCCAGACACGGTTGGGCGGCGGACGCATCCACCACGGCATGCGCACGATCGCGCAGGTCCGCAGGGCGTTCGATCTGATGCTGGAACGTGCCGCGTCACGCACCACTCGGCACGGTCGGCTGGCCGACCTGCAGGCCACCCAGGAGAAGATCGCCGACAGCTGGATCGACATCGAACAGTTCCGGCTGCTGCTGCTGCGGACCGCGTGGTTGATCGACAAGCACGACGACTACCGGGCCGTCCGCAAGGACATCGCCGCGGTGAAGGTCGCCATGCCGCGGGTTTTCCACGATGTGGTGCAACGGGCCATGCAGTTGCACGGTGCACTCGGGATCTCCAACGAGATGCCGTTCTCGGCCATGATGGTCGAAGCACAGGTGATGGCGGTGGCCGACGGGCCGACCGAGGTGCACAAGTGGACCCTGGCCAAGAGTCTGTTGCGCGACGTGGTCCCGGGAGACCCGAAATTCGGCTCGGGTCACCTGCCGACCTTGCGCGATGCCGCACGCGAGCACCTCGCCGCGCGGCTCGAGG
The sequence above is drawn from the Mycolicibacterium neoaurum VKM Ac-1815D genome and encodes:
- a CDS encoding TetR family transcriptional regulator; this translates as MSAPNKETRERLLEAAERLFAERGVDAVSMREISREAGSKNVVAGQYWFGDRDGLVKALLDKHNPEIESRRHALLDAYEAGGTGDVALLAAALVRPLGAKLDQGIAGAGFLRTMSDLLTRPDPSVEPLGAGSPTSSMQRWRTLLEPLLEPEAVLLHRRFLTTRFVVVELALRARTDRTEHALFLSHLIDVAAGQLLAPVSAETRRLRSLRVDSTKGTPPQ
- a CDS encoding SDR family NAD(P)-dependent oxidoreductase encodes the protein MAGRVVVVTGGSRGLGKAMCRHFAAAGDHVVVSSRKADACDALARELRDAHGVDAVGFGCHVASWDQCDALIDFVEQRFDRIDVLVNNAGMSPHYPSLPELSEELFTKVVGVNFGGPFRLAVRAGDLMRRGDGGSIINITSIAAVHPEPYDLPYAAAKAALNTVTGGLARAFGPAVRVNAVMAGPFDTDVTAAWNDDTVHRIEQSVPLGRIGRPEEIVGAVAYLAGPDASFTTGAILKVDGGMASGLG
- a CDS encoding acyl-CoA dehydrogenase family protein, coding for MWDFSTEPEFQAKLDWADAFVRSEVEPLDHVLGDPYDKSDARAMRLIAPLKEQVRAQRLWACHLTPEHGGQGYGQVKLALLNEILGRSRWAPSVFGCQAPDSGNAEILAKYGTAEQKARYLQPLLDGEISSCYSMTEPLAGADPTLFTTRAVLDGDHWVINGEKWFSSNARYASFLLVMAVTDDGPDRHRTMSMFIVPADTPGVEIIRDAGVGTEGADHSSHAYLRYRDVRVPADHLLGARGAAFEIAQTRLGGGRIHHGMRTIAQVRRAFDLMLERAASRTTRHGRLADLQATQEKIADSWIDIEQFRLLLLRTAWLIDKHDDYRAVRKDIAAVKVAMPRVFHDVVQRAMQLHGALGISNEMPFSAMMVEAQVMAVADGPTEVHKWTLAKSLLRDVVPGDPKFGSGHLPTLRDAAREHLAARLEAAAADL